One region of Cucurbita pepo subsp. pepo cultivar mu-cu-16 chromosome LG03, ASM280686v2, whole genome shotgun sequence genomic DNA includes:
- the LOC111790909 gene encoding embryonic protein DC-8-like — protein sequence MASKEMKKERAEVAARLAASDLRDINRDEEQHAAAPGTEKKATVEVVETDRAAAHDQQQRSGVIGSVLKAVQDTYEHAKEAVVGKSQEAEERGQEVKDASAEKARETTEEAKRKMDEYGSAAAEKARETKEATGDTVASARGKMSEYGEKTKDKTGEYTDYAADKARETKDAAARKAGEYKDYTAEKTTEATESAKGKAGEYKDYAAEKAREAKDAAARKAGEYKDYTAEKAKEAKDAAARKAGEYKDYTAEKTREATESAKGKAGEYKDFAAEKANETKEKAAEYKDYTEEKAKETKDAAARKAGEYRDYTAEKARETSEYTAEKAKEGKDTTVSKLGELRDSAADAAKRAMEYLSGKKEEAKEKSFETKEAAKEKMGESEEAARRKMEELRLQGGGSDREEAKVTLERNRGSGGKGGDTVVVGMEETRPGALASTLKQADDMAGQTFNDVGRMDEDRSKDRQGKM from the exons ATGGCGTCGAAGGAAATGAAGAAGGAGAGAGCAGAGGTAGCGGCGAGGCTTGCTGCTTCCGATCTCAGAGACATTAACAGAGACGAGGAGCAGCACGCAGCGGCGCCTGGAACCGAGAAAAAAGCCACGGTGGAGGTCGTGGAGACGGACCGGGCGGCGGCACATGATCAGCAGCAGAGGTCCGGCGTGATTGGATCTGTACTGAAGGCGGTGCAGGACACGTATGAACACGCGAAGGAGGCGGTGGTTGGGAAGAGCCAGGAAGCGGAGGAGAGAGGTCAGGAGGTGAAGGACGCGTCGGCGGAGAAGGCAAGAGAGACGACAGAGGAGGCGAAGAGGAAAATGGACGAGTATGGAAGTGCAGCGGCAGAGAAGGCGAGGGAGACGAAGGAAGCCACCGGCGATACGGTGGCGTCGGCGAGAGGGAAAATGAGTGAATATGGAGAGAAAACGAAGGACAAGACAGGCGAATACACAGATTATGCGGCGGATAAGGCGAGGGAGACGAAGGACGCGGCGGCAAGAAAAGCAGGGGAATACAAAGACTATACAGCGGAGAAGACGACGGAGGCTACAGAATCCGCAAAAGGAAAGGCCGGCGAGTATAAGGATTACGCAGCGGAGAAGGCGAGGGAAGCAAAGGACGCTGCGGCGAGAAAAGCAGGGGAATACAAAGATTACACAGCGGAGAAGGCAAAGGAAGCGAAGGACGCTGCGGCTAGAAAAGCAGGGGAATACAAAGATTACACCGCGGAGAAGACTAGGGAAGCGACAGAATCGGCGAAGGGGAAGGCCGGTGAGTACAAAGATTTCGCGGCAGAGAAGGCGAATGAAACGAAGGAGAAGGCAGCAGAGTACAAGGATTACACGGAGGAGAAGGCGAAGGAGACGAAGGATGCAGCGGCAAGGAAGGCAGGGGAATACAGAGACTATACAGCGGAGAAAGCGAGAGAGACATCGGAGTACACGGCGGAGAAGGCTAAAGAAGGAAAGGACACTACAGTAAGCAAACTCGGGGAATTGAGAGATTCAGCGGCGGATGCTGCAAAGAGAGCCATGGAGTACTTATCtggaaagaaagaggaagccAAGGAGAAATCTTTCGAGACTAAAGAAGCCGCCAAG GAAAAGATGGGCGAATCGGAGGAGGCCGCGAGGAGGAAGATGGAGGAGCTGAGGCTGCAGGGAGGAGGGAGCGACAGAGAAGAAGCAAAAGTGACATTAGAGCGTAATAG AGGCAGTGGCGGGAAGGGGGGAGACACGGTGGTGGTAGGGATGGAGGAGACAAGGCCGGGGGCGCTGGCCTCGACTTTGAAGCAGGCGGACGACATGGCGGGGCAGACTTTCAACGACGTTGGTCGAATGGACGAGGATCGTTCGAAGGATCGTCAGGGAAAAATGTGA
- the LOC111790913 gene encoding F-box protein PP2-A15-like isoform X1: MGALLSYLAEVANGSTNDPGLGDIPESCVACVFLYLTPPQICNLARLNRAFRGAASSDSVWQSKLPSNYQDLLDLLPPQRYQNLSKKDIYALLSRPVPFDDGNKVEVWLDRITGKICMSISAKAMSITGIDDRRYWNWISTEESRFNVVAYLQQIWWFEVDGMVKFPFPADIYTLTFRLHLGRFYKRLGRRGCSFEHTHGWDVKPVRFEMSTSDGQQAAHEFCLDENRFIDVSEHHKRGCWIEYKVGEFFVNESGSTTEIRFSMKQIDCTHSKGGVCVDSVFIVPSNLKERKT, encoded by the exons ATGGGGGCCTTGCTCTCGTACTTGGCTGAAGTTGCCAATGGCTCCACCAACGATCCTGGCCTCGGAGACATACCCGAGAGTTGCGTCGCCTGTGTTTTTCTTTACCTGACTCCGCCACAGATTTGCAACCTTGCGCGGCTTAACAGAGCGTTTCGCGGCGCCGCCTCGTCGGATTCCGTTTGGCAATCAAAATTGCCTTCAAATTATCAAGATCTTCTCGATTTGCTGCCCCCCCAACGGTATCAAAATCTGTCAAAAAAGGACATATACGCACTGCTATCTCGGCCCGTGCCATTCGATGATGGAAATAAGGTG GAGGTGTGGCTGGACAGAATCACGGGAAAGATTTGCATGTCAATATCAGCGAAGGCCATGTCTATAACTGGAATTGATGATAGAAGATACTGGAATTGGATTTCGACTGAAGAGTCTCG GTTCAATGTTGTGGCATATCTGCAGCAAATTTGGTGGTTTGAAGTAGATGGGATGGTGAAATTCCCTTTTCCTGCTGATATCTATACACTGACCTTCAGGCTTCACCTTGGAAGGTTCTACAAGCGGCTCGGCCGACGTGGATGCAGCTTCGAGCATACTCACGGTTGGGATGTAAAGCCTGTACGGTTCGAAATGTCTACTTCTGATGGACAGCAAGCGGCACATGAATTCTGTTTAGACGAGAACAGATTTATTGATGTAAGTGAACACCACAAGCGTGGGTGTTGGATTGAATACAAGGTAGGTGAATTCTTTGTCAACGAGTCGGGATCGACCACGGAAATTAGATTTTCCATGAAACAGATTGACTGCACGCATTCTAAAGGTGGGGTTTGTGTAGATTCTGTATTTATCGTTCCCAGTAACTTGAAAGAGCGTAAAACATGA
- the LOC111790912 gene encoding uncharacterized protein DDB_G0283697-like: MEPNSLGGGGGASGGMFPGISSSMLGLELPLHQNPSNPHQLHHPPMVSYAPHEAHHQQQPPPAAVKSPYPAKPKPQQSNVSDEEEQGLADDSNSDAKKKISPWQRMKWTDMMVRLLITAVFYIGDEGGSEPMDHASKKKPVGLLQKKGKWKSVSRAMMEKGFYVSPQQCEDKFNDLNKRYKRVNDILGKGTACRVVENHTLLESMELTPKVKEEVRKLLNSKHLFFREMCAYHNTCRHGAGNSGGNGANTSPEAGAEPSHLPQQQQQQRCFHATETAPAATAGEGSKSGDEEEEDEDEDDESEEEDEEEEEEDIEGSSRVQEEEEETESKKRGRKEGFTAGIQQMSAEVMGVVQDGGRSPWEKKQWMKRRLIQLEEQQVKYQSQGLEIEKQRLKWLKFRRKKERDMERAKLENEKRRLENERMMLMVKQKELDLTDLHNYQQQQQQHSSNRRGDPSSITG; this comes from the coding sequence ATGGAACCCAATAGTttaggcggcggcggcggtgctAGTGGAGGGATGTTTCCCGGCATAAGTTCGTCAATGCTGGGATTGGAATTGCCACTTCATCAAAACCCCTCAAATCCTCACCAATTACACCACCCCCCAATGGTGTCATATGCTCCACACGAGGCCCACCACCAACAACAACCGCCGCCGGCCGCAGTGAAATCCCCATACCCGGCGAAGCCTAAGCCGCAGCAGTCGAATGTCAGCGACGAGGAGGAGCAGGGGTTAGCGGACGACAGCAACAGCGACGCCAAGAAGAAAATCTCGCCGTGGCAGAGGATGAAATGGACGGACATGATGGTCCGGCTGCTGATCACGGCGGTGTTCTATATCGGCGACGAAGGTGGGTCGGAGCCGATGGACCATGCCAGCAAGAAAAAACCAGTGGGGCTTCTGCAAAAGAAGGGGAAATGGAAATCCGTATCCAGAGCAATGATGGAAAAAGGATTCTACGTTTCACCGCAGCAATGCGAAGACAAATTTAacgatttaaataaaagatacaAACGAGTTAACGACATTTTGGGGAAGGGCACAGCCTGCAGAGTCGTCGAGAATCACACCCTATTGGAATCAATGGAATTAACACCGAAAGTGAAAGAAGAAGTCCGAAAATTACTCAATTCTAAACATCTTTTCTTCAGAGAAATGTGCGCTTACCACAACACTTGCCGTCATGGCGCCGGCAACAGCGGCGGCAACGGTGCCAATACCTCACCGGAGGCGGGGGCAGAACCATCCCACCTtccacaacaacaacaacagcaacGATGCTTCCACGCGACAGAGACCGCTCCTGCCGCCACGGCCGGCGAGGGTTCGAAAAGCGGAgatgaggaagaggaagacgaggatgaggatgatgaatcggaagaagaagatgaggaggaggaggaggaggatatTGAAGGAAGTTCGAGAGTacaggaagaggaggaggaaacGGAATCGAAGAAGAGGGGGAGAAAAGAAGGATTCACAGCAGGGATTCAACAGATGAGTGCGGAGGTGATGGGAGTTGTGCAGGACGGGGGGAGGAGCCCGTGGGAGAAAAAGCAGTGGATGAAGAGGCGATTGATTCAGCTAGAAGAGCAGCAAGTGAAATACCAATCGCAGGGCTTAGAGATTGAGAAACAGAGACTGAAATGGCTGAAGTTtaggaggaagaaggagagGGATATGGAGAGAGCGAAGCTGGAGAACGAAAAGAGAAGGCTGGAAAACGAGAGGATGATGCTGATGGTGAAGCAGAAGGAACTCGATTTGACGGATCTGCACAATtatcagcagcagcagcagcagcattcCTCGAACAGGCGAGGTGATCCATCTTCGATCACaggttga
- the LOC111790911 gene encoding homeobox-leucine zipper protein ATHB-22-like isoform X1 codes for MEWATGSFRPFLSRPPESSFGFLYNYNLEQYQGIDVKHSAMAGTSETVLQGLVPGMDMNSYGNLDKKKRLSSEQLESLERSFQEEIKLDPNRKQKLSKELGLQPRQIAVWFQNRRARWKAKQLEHLYDTLKQEFDAISREKHKLQEEVIKLRSMLRELQAARNQVSTVYTDLSGEETVESTSVGAGCSSKPRAVATAAANQYPTPPEQCNYVFNTEEYNPMSPTFWGSLPPTYHPQ; via the exons ATGGAATGGGCCACCGGAAGTTTCAGACCCTTTCTTTCTCGGCCACCGGAATCTTCCTTTGGCTTTCTCTATAACTATAATCTTGAACAATATCAGG GCATCGATGTGAAGCATTCGGCCATGGCGGGGACGTCTGAGACCGTGCTCCAAGGGCTGGTTCCAGGGATGGATATGAATAGCTATGGAAATTTGGATAAGAAGAAGCGGCTGAGCAGCGAGCAGCTCGAGTCGCTCGAACGTAGCTTCCAGGAGGAGATCAAGCTCGATCCCAATCGGAAGCAGAAGCTGTCGAAGGAGCTCGGTCTGCAGCCGCGCCAGATCGCCGTTTGGTTTCAGAACCGCCGTGCGAGGTGGAAGGCGAAGCAGCTCGAGCATCTCTACGATACTCTCAAACAAGAGTTCGATGCCATTTCTAGAGAGAAACACAAGCTTCAAGAGGAG GTAATAAAGCTGAGGAGTATGCTGAGAGAGCTTCAAGCTGCAAGGAACCAAGTATCGACGGTGTACACTGACTTGTCGGGCGAGGAGACGGTGGAAAGCACCTCCGTCGGAGCTGGCTGCTCGAGCAAGCCAAGAGCGGTggcaacagcagcagcaaaCCAGTACCCGACGCCACCGGAGCAGTGCAACTATGTGTTCAACACAGAGGAATACAACCCCATGTCTCCAACTTTCTGGGGCTCTCTGCCACCCACATATCATCCCCAGTAG
- the LOC111790913 gene encoding F-box protein PP2-A15-like isoform X2: MGALLSYLAEVANGSTNDPGLGDIPESCVACVFLYLTPPQICNLARLNRAFRGAASSDSVWQSKLPSNYQDLLDLLPPQRYQNLSKKDIYALLSRPVPFDDGNKEVWLDRITGKICMSISAKAMSITGIDDRRYWNWISTEESRFNVVAYLQQIWWFEVDGMVKFPFPADIYTLTFRLHLGRFYKRLGRRGCSFEHTHGWDVKPVRFEMSTSDGQQAAHEFCLDENRFIDVSEHHKRGCWIEYKVGEFFVNESGSTTEIRFSMKQIDCTHSKGGVCVDSVFIVPSNLKERKT, from the exons ATGGGGGCCTTGCTCTCGTACTTGGCTGAAGTTGCCAATGGCTCCACCAACGATCCTGGCCTCGGAGACATACCCGAGAGTTGCGTCGCCTGTGTTTTTCTTTACCTGACTCCGCCACAGATTTGCAACCTTGCGCGGCTTAACAGAGCGTTTCGCGGCGCCGCCTCGTCGGATTCCGTTTGGCAATCAAAATTGCCTTCAAATTATCAAGATCTTCTCGATTTGCTGCCCCCCCAACGGTATCAAAATCTGTCAAAAAAGGACATATACGCACTGCTATCTCGGCCCGTGCCATTCGATGATGGAAATAAG GAGGTGTGGCTGGACAGAATCACGGGAAAGATTTGCATGTCAATATCAGCGAAGGCCATGTCTATAACTGGAATTGATGATAGAAGATACTGGAATTGGATTTCGACTGAAGAGTCTCG GTTCAATGTTGTGGCATATCTGCAGCAAATTTGGTGGTTTGAAGTAGATGGGATGGTGAAATTCCCTTTTCCTGCTGATATCTATACACTGACCTTCAGGCTTCACCTTGGAAGGTTCTACAAGCGGCTCGGCCGACGTGGATGCAGCTTCGAGCATACTCACGGTTGGGATGTAAAGCCTGTACGGTTCGAAATGTCTACTTCTGATGGACAGCAAGCGGCACATGAATTCTGTTTAGACGAGAACAGATTTATTGATGTAAGTGAACACCACAAGCGTGGGTGTTGGATTGAATACAAGGTAGGTGAATTCTTTGTCAACGAGTCGGGATCGACCACGGAAATTAGATTTTCCATGAAACAGATTGACTGCACGCATTCTAAAGGTGGGGTTTGTGTAGATTCTGTATTTATCGTTCCCAGTAACTTGAAAGAGCGTAAAACATGA
- the LOC111790910 gene encoding 60S ribosomal protein L24-like has translation MVLKTELCRFSGSKIYPGRGIRFIRADSQVFLFANSKCKRYFHNRLKPSKLTWTAMYRKQHKKDIAQEAVKKRRRTTRKPYSRSIVGATLEVIQKKRAEKPEVRDAAREAALREIKERIKKTKDEKKAKKAEVLAKSQKAPGKGNVAKGPASKGPKLGGGGGKR, from the exons ATGGTTCTGAA GACTGAGCTGTGTCGCTTCAGTGGCTCCAAGATATACCCAGGGAGGGGCATCAGATTTATCCGGGCTGATTCTCAG GTGTTCCTCTTTGCTAACTCAAAATGCAAGAGGTATTTCCACAACCGGTTGAAGCCTTCGAAGCTTACCTGGACAGCCATGTATAGGAAGCAGCATAAGAAG GATATTGCTCAAGAGGCGGTGAAGAAGAGGAGACGTACCACCAGGAAGCCATACTCTAGGTCCATTGTTGGTGCAACTTTGGAAGTCATCCAGAAGAAGAGAGCCGAAAAGCCAGAAGTGCGTGATGCTGCCAGAGAAGCTGCTCTGCG GGAAATTAAGGAAAGAATCAAGAAAACAAAGGACGAAAAGAAGGCCAAGAAAGCGGAAGTGTTAGCCAAGTCCCAGAAGGCGCCAGGTAAGGGTAACGTTGCCAAGGGACCTGCATCCAAAGGTCCAAAGCTCGGTGGTGGCGGTGGGAAGCGTTGA
- the LOC111790911 gene encoding putative homeobox-leucine zipper protein ATHB-51 isoform X2 — protein MAGTSETVLQGLVPGMDMNSYGNLDKKKRLSSEQLESLERSFQEEIKLDPNRKQKLSKELGLQPRQIAVWFQNRRARWKAKQLEHLYDTLKQEFDAISREKHKLQEEVIKLRSMLRELQAARNQVSTVYTDLSGEETVESTSVGAGCSSKPRAVATAAANQYPTPPEQCNYVFNTEEYNPMSPTFWGSLPPTYHPQ, from the exons ATGGCGGGGACGTCTGAGACCGTGCTCCAAGGGCTGGTTCCAGGGATGGATATGAATAGCTATGGAAATTTGGATAAGAAGAAGCGGCTGAGCAGCGAGCAGCTCGAGTCGCTCGAACGTAGCTTCCAGGAGGAGATCAAGCTCGATCCCAATCGGAAGCAGAAGCTGTCGAAGGAGCTCGGTCTGCAGCCGCGCCAGATCGCCGTTTGGTTTCAGAACCGCCGTGCGAGGTGGAAGGCGAAGCAGCTCGAGCATCTCTACGATACTCTCAAACAAGAGTTCGATGCCATTTCTAGAGAGAAACACAAGCTTCAAGAGGAG GTAATAAAGCTGAGGAGTATGCTGAGAGAGCTTCAAGCTGCAAGGAACCAAGTATCGACGGTGTACACTGACTTGTCGGGCGAGGAGACGGTGGAAAGCACCTCCGTCGGAGCTGGCTGCTCGAGCAAGCCAAGAGCGGTggcaacagcagcagcaaaCCAGTACCCGACGCCACCGGAGCAGTGCAACTATGTGTTCAACACAGAGGAATACAACCCCATGTCTCCAACTTTCTGGGGCTCTCTGCCACCCACATATCATCCCCAGTAG